GGACTTCGTCGTCCGCAGCCGCTTCCTGCTGGGTCACGACGTCGATTTCGTGCCGGGCTGGGACTGCCACGGTCTGCCGATCGAGTGGAAGATCGAGGAGCAGTATCGCGCCAAGGGCCGCCGCAAGGACGAGGTGTCCAAGGCCGAGTTCCGCGCCGCCTGCCGCGAATACGCGGCGGGCTGGATCGAGGTGCAGAAGGCCCAGTTCGCGCGTCTGGGCATCCTGGGCGACTGGGACAACCGCTATGCCACCATGGACTTCGGCACCGAGGCCGCCATCGTGGCCGAGTTCCACAAGTTCAAGAACAGCGGCCAGCTGTATCGCGGGTCCAAGCCCGTCATGTGGTCGCCGGTCGAGCGCACGGCCCTGGCCGATGCCGAGATCGAATATCACGACCATGTCTCGCCCACAGTCTGGGTGAAGTTCCCGGTGACCGGCGCAACCGACAGCCATCCCGACGACCTGTTGGCCTTCCGCCATGCCAATCCGTCGATCGTGATCTGGACCACCACGCCCTGGACCATCCCGGCCAACCGGGCGATCAGCTATGGCCCCGAGATCGCCTATGGCCTGTATGAGGTCCAGTCGATGGAGCAGGGGTTGGAGTTCGAGCCCTGGGCCAAGCCGGGCGACCGGCTGATCGTCGCCGACAAGCTGGCCGAGGACGTCTTCAAGGCAGCCAAGATCGCGACCTGGACCCGGATCGACGCCATCGATCCCTCCGGCCTGGAATGTGCCCATCCGTTGGCGGCCCTGTCGCCGGGCTTTGGCTTTTCGGTGCCTCTGCTGTCCGGCGACCACGTCACGGACGATGCGGGCACGGGCTTTGTCCACACCGCCCCCGGCCACGGTGCCGACGACTATGAGGTGTGGAAGGCGCACGGCCATCACGAGGTGCCGGACACGGTCGATCCCGACGGTGCCTATTACGATCACGTCCCCCTGTTCGCCGGCCTCAAGGTGCTGGAGACCGAGGGCAAGAAGACCGGCAAGTTCGGTCCCGCCAACGGCGCGGTCATGGAGAAGCTGATCGAGGCGGGCAATCTGTTGGCCCGCGGCCGGCTGGAGCATTCCTATCCGCACAGCTGGCGCTCGCGTGCGCCGGTCATCTTCCGCAATACGCCCCAGTGGTTCATCCGCATGGATGCGACGCTGAAGTCGGGCGACACCCTGCGTGAAACGGCCCTGAATGCCATCGACGCCACCGCCTTCCATCCGGCAGCCGGGCGCAACCGCATCCGCTCTATGGTCGAGGGCCGCCCCGACTGGCTGATCAGCCGGCAGCGCGCCTGGGGTACGCCGCTGGCCATGTTCGTCGACAAGCAGACCGGTCAGCCGCTGCATGACCCCGACGTGGACGCCCGCATCCTGGCGGCGGTGAAGGAAGGCGGGGCCGACGCCTGGTTCGACCGGCCCGACGCCGACTTCCTGGGCCTGCACGACCCGGCCAAATACGAGAAAATCACCGACATCCTGGACGTGTGGTTCGATTCCGGCTGCACCCACGCTTTTGCGCTGGAGCCGCGCGATCCGGCTCACGGCTACACCGGCGACCGGCCCTCGCACTGGCCGGCGGACCTTTATCTGGAAGGGTCGGACCAGCATCGCGGCTGGTTCCAGTCCAACCTGTTGGAGGGATCGGGCACGCGCGGCCGCGCGCCCTATCGGGCGGTTCTCACCCATGGGTTCACCCAGGACGAGAACGGCGAGAAGATGTCCAAGTCCAAGGGCAACACGGTCGATCCAGCCACGGTCATCAAGGAAAGCGGGGCCGACATCCTGCGCCTGTGGGTCGCGCTGGTGGACTATGCCGAGGACCAGCGGATCGGAAAGCAGATCCTGCAGACCACGGTCGATGCCTATAGGAAGCTGCGCAACACCGTCCGCTATCTGCTGGGTGCGCTCAGCGACTTCGACGAGGCGGAGCGGATCGATTATGCCGAGATGCCGCCGCTGGAGCAGTTCATCCTGCACCGTCTGTGGGAACTGGATGGCCAGGTGCGCACCGCCTATGCCGAGTATCGGTTCCAGGATGTGGTCCGTCCGGTGCTGGAGTTCTGCGCCGGGGACCTGTCGGCCCTGTATTTCGATATCAGGAAGGACAGCCTGTACTGCGACCGCCCCGATGCGATCCGCAGGCGTGCTGCCCGCACAGTGATGGATGCCGTCTTCCTGCGC
The genomic region above belongs to Brevundimonas vitisensis and contains:
- the ileS gene encoding isoleucine--tRNA ligase, which codes for MADASDSPASGRDYRETVFLPETPFPMRGGLPQKEPAIIEAWGDLYGDLRKARQAQGAPLFVLHDGPPYANGDIHIGHALNKTLKDFVVRSRFLLGHDVDFVPGWDCHGLPIEWKIEEQYRAKGRRKDEVSKAEFRAACREYAAGWIEVQKAQFARLGILGDWDNRYATMDFGTEAAIVAEFHKFKNSGQLYRGSKPVMWSPVERTALADAEIEYHDHVSPTVWVKFPVTGATDSHPDDLLAFRHANPSIVIWTTTPWTIPANRAISYGPEIAYGLYEVQSMEQGLEFEPWAKPGDRLIVADKLAEDVFKAAKIATWTRIDAIDPSGLECAHPLAALSPGFGFSVPLLSGDHVTDDAGTGFVHTAPGHGADDYEVWKAHGHHEVPDTVDPDGAYYDHVPLFAGLKVLETEGKKTGKFGPANGAVMEKLIEAGNLLARGRLEHSYPHSWRSRAPVIFRNTPQWFIRMDATLKSGDTLRETALNAIDATAFHPAAGRNRIRSMVEGRPDWLISRQRAWGTPLAMFVDKQTGQPLHDPDVDARILAAVKEGGADAWFDRPDADFLGLHDPAKYEKITDILDVWFDSGCTHAFALEPRDPAHGYTGDRPSHWPADLYLEGSDQHRGWFQSNLLEGSGTRGRAPYRAVLTHGFTQDENGEKMSKSKGNTVDPATVIKESGADILRLWVALVDYAEDQRIGKQILQTTVDAYRKLRNTVRYLLGALSDFDEAERIDYAEMPPLEQFILHRLWELDGQVRTAYAEYRFQDVVRPVLEFCAGDLSALYFDIRKDSLYCDRPDAIRRRAARTVMDAVFLRLTAWLAPLTPFTMEEAWGTRFPEGGSNCARVIPETPAQWANAAEAARWAKVQSVLEVVNDALEAARREKTIGGALDAWPTVTGSDEALAAFDGLDAAEVFRTSGVEMIGGGDAVTVRIDLADHPKCARSWRRVPDVGSDPAYPDLSARDADAVRWWDSQRAS